TTGGGGTTGAGCGCGAGGGCGCGGGCAATGCCGATGCGCTGGCGCTGTCCCCCTGAAAAGGCATGGGGATATCGCCGCAGGTGATCGGGGCGCAAGCCCACGCGGATGAGCAGTTGTTCGACGCGGTTTTCGAGTTCAGATCCCGATGCGATCTGGTTGATGATGAGGGGTTCGGCCACGATGTCGAAGACGGTCATGCGCGGGTTGAGCGACGAGAAGGGGTCCTGGAAGATGTATTGCAGTTCTCTCCGCAGGTCACGCATGTGTTCTTTGCCCAGGTTGCGCAGGTCGAGTTGCTGGCCGTTGTGATGGAAGATGATTTCGCCGTCGGTGGGTTCTATCAGGCGAATGATGGATCGCCCGGTTGTGGTCTTCCCGCAGCCCGATTCTCCGACCAGACCGAGGGTTTCGCCCCGGTGCAGGGTGAGGTCTAAGCCATCTACTGCTTTGACATAGCCGACGACTTTTCGCCATAAGCCTTTTTTGATGGGAAAGTGGGTTTTGAGGCCGGTAACTTCCAGAAGGGGCTGATTGTTTTTTTCTGACATGATGTCCGGTTCCATTTGCGAGGCGGTCAGTTTTCCAGCCAGCAACTGACGCGGTGGCCCGATTCGATTTCGAGGAGTTGGGGTTCTTCTCGGCATTTATCCATTGCATGCGGACACCGCGGGGCAAAGGCGCAGCCCTGTGGGATTTCAAAGGGATCGGGGATTGTGCCTTCGATGGGTACCAGGCGGCGTTTTTGCCCTACTTGTGGAATAGAGTTCAGAAGGCCCCTCGTGTAGGGATGGCGCGGATTTTTGAAGACGGTGCGCGTGTCGGAGTATTCGACGATTTTGCCCAGGTACATCACTGCGACGTAATCGGCCATGCTGGCGACGACGCCGAGGTCGTGGGTGATGAGCATGATCGCCATGCCGATGTCGGATTGGAGATGGCGCATCAGGTCCAGGATTTGAGCCTGGACCGTGACATCGAGGGCTGTCGTGGGTTCGTCGGCGATGAGCAAGCTGGGGTTGCACGAGAGGGCCATTGCGATCATGGCGCGCTGTCGCATGCCGCCTGAGAGTTCGTGGGGATACGCATCGACCTGACGGTCGGGACGGGGCAGGCGCACTTTGTTGAGGGCATCGATGGCGCGTTCACGAGCTTCTTTTTTGTCTGCGTTCTGATGCAGCAGGATCGCCTCGGCAATTTGGTTGCCCACGGTGTGTACGGGGCTGAGAGAGGTCATAGGCTCCTGAAAGATCATGGCGATGTCATTCCCGCGAATGTCGCGCATCTGCGCGCCTTTGGGGTTGAGTTGTGTCAGGTCAATGGGATCGCTTTCGGGAGCTTTGTGAAAGAGGATCTGCCCGTGTTCGATTTTGCCAGGGGGACTCGGGATGAGGCGCATGGTTGAAAAGGCGGTGATGCTTTTTCCACAGCCCGATTCGCCGACTACGCCGAGGGTTTTTTCGGGCGCGATGGATAGGGATACGCCATCGACCGCGCGCACGATGCCATCGTCGGTGTGGAAATAGGTTTTGAGGTCGCGTATGTCTAAGAGCGGTTGGGTCATATTTTATCTGCTCGAATACGGGTCGGCTGCATCGCGCAGGCCATCGCCGAGGAAGTTGAAGGCGAGGACGGCGATGATGATGCAGACACCCGGGATGAGAAGCCAGGGATAGAGGCTGAGCGAGTGAATGTTCATGGCGTCGGATAAGAGCAATCCCCAGGATGTCATGGGGGGTTTGATGCCCAGGCCGAGAAAACTCAATGTGCTCTCGCCGAGGATGAATCCGGGAATGGCGAGGGTTGCAATGACGATGATGTGGCTGAACATGGACGGGAGCAGGTGTCGAAAAATGATGCGCCGATCTTTGGCGCCGGCCACGCGGGCGGCCAGTACAAAGTCGGATTCGCGGATGGACAGGGTTTTGCCGCGTATTTCACGGGCGAGCCCGCCCCATCCCACGAGCGCGAGTACGGTGACAATGCCCATAAAGACCAGATGCGAGGGCCATTCGGGCGGCAGTATTGCGCTGAGGGCCATGAGGATGGGGATAGATGGAAACGCAAAGATGAGTTCGATGATGCGCTGGATGATGTTGTCGATATTGCCGCCGTAATAGCCGGAGATCACACCGAGTGTAGAGCCGAGGGTGAGGCTGATGAATACGGCGAGGAGGCCAATGGTGAGGGAGATGCGGCCCCCTGCGATGATGCGCGAGAGCATGTCGCGTCCGAAACGGTCGGTGCCGAGGAGGAACATCGGGTTGCCTTTGCCGGTGCCAAACAGGTGGATGTCGGTGGTAAAGAGGCCGTAGAATGTGTATTGGGCACCTCGCACAAAGGGGTACACGGGGTAGCGCACAGAGGCGTCTTCGGTATAGGTTTTGATACCGGTTTGCAGGTCAAAAGATTTTTTGATGCCATAGACAAAGGGCCAGTGGATGCCGTCTTGAGAGAATATGTGGATGCGCTGGGCGGGCAGGTGTACGTAGTTGTAATAGCGGTGCGCCGGGTCGTGTGGCGCTAAGAATTCGCCCAGAAAGACGCAGATGTAGAGAAAGATGACCACGCATCCGCCGATGACGCCAGCGCGGTGTTTTTTGAAACGCCGCCAGATGAGCTGGCGCTGTGAATAGGTGGCGGTGGTTGTGTTTTCTTCGACGAGGGTTTCTTCGCGCTCGTCTGGAGGTGTTTCGACGATACTACTCATAGCGAATCCTCGGGTCGAGCCATGCCAGGAGAATATCGGCTAATAAATTGCCGATGAGCAAGAAAGTGGCGGCCAGGAGCAGGAATGCACCTGCCAGATACATGTCTTGAGATGTGAGTGCTGTGAGAAAAATGGGGCCGGCGGTTGGCAGGCCGAGTACGATGCCGGTGACAACGGCGCCAGAGAGCAGGTTGGGCAGTTCGAGGCCCAGGCGGCTGACGAGGGGGTTGATGGCGATGCGCACGCCGTATTTGACGATGACTCTGCCCTCTTTGAGGCCCTTGGCGCGACCGGTTTGAATGTGTTGTTGGCCGAGTATGTCGAGCAGGTTGCCGCGCATGATGCGGATGATGCCCGCTGTGCTGCCCGTGCCGATGACGATTATGGGTACCCATATATGTTTGAGGAGATCGACGAATTTTGCCCATGTCCAGGCAGCGCCGATGTATTCGGGAGAGAGGAGTCCGCCCACGGATTCGGCTTCAAAGACGGCGACCTGTATGAACATGATGACCAGAGCCAGCAAGAAGTTCGGGGTGGCCAGGCCGATGAATCCGAGAAAGGTAAAGCCGTAATCGCCTATCGAATACTGCCGGGTGGCAGAGTAGATGCCAATGGGTATGGCGACGATCCAGGTGAAGATCAATGTGGAGAGTGTGAGTGTGAGTGTGAGTCCCAGTCGTTCGGCCAGGAGTTCCATCACGTCCATTTCGTAAGTGAAGGATTGCCCGAAGTCGCCTTTGCTGACGATTTTCCAGATCCAGTGGATGTATTGCACATAGATCGGGTCGTTGAGGCCATAGCGTTCGCGCAGGGCGTCTATTTGCGCCATTGCGCTTTCGGATCCGAGTTCGCCCTGTTCGGCCAATTCGGCGAGGCGAGAGGTGAGCATATCGCCCGGCGGCGCTTGTATGACCACAAAGCTGACCATTGAAATCAGGATCAGCGTGGGGATCATGTGCAATAGACGGCGGATGATGTAGTTGGTCATAGGCTATTGTTTTATAAATATCTGTTCGTGAAACACGGGGCGACCCCAGCCGCGGTGTACGTCGGCGGCGCTGCCCTGCATGGGGACATTGCCCAGTCGCGTGCTGGCGCCCCATATAGAGTAGGCGGAGCCGACGACGATGACGGGTACGTTGTCGGTGTGGAGGTCGCGCACTTTTATCATGTGTTCATGAACGGCTATGGGATCTACGGTTGTCAATACTTTTTTGATGCGCATTGTGGCTTCGTGCAACCACGCGGGACCTTCTTTGGAGGCGTTGCGGTGCCAAAAGGGGACAGTGGGTGCCATGATTGCCCAGTCGTTGAGGCGGCCTAAGGGATCTGCGGGTCCTTCGAGGCCCCAGTGGTGAATGTCAAATTCGCCGTTGAGGCGGCGGGGCCATACAATGTCGCGCAGGGAAATGTTCAGGTTGGCTTTGATGCCTATGTCGCGCCAGTGTTCGGAGACGAGTTCGGAGACATCGACGCCAACGCCGGGGACGACGTCGATGTTGAGTTCAAAACGCGATCCGTCTTTAAGTTCCCGCCAACCATCGTCGTCTGTGTCGCGGTATCCGGCTTTGTCGAGGAGGTCGCGGGATTTGTCGGGGTCGAATTTGGCGTATTTTCGATAGGCGGCTTCTGAATAGTGCGGATTAGAGGGCGCGAAGGAGTAGCCCGCGGGGTCGAGGAGGCCGTGATAGACGATCTGGTTGATTTCTTCGCGGTTGATCGCGTATGACAGGGCTGTGCGTACGTCGCGGTTGCGAAAGGCTTCTCGCAGGGCGGGTTTTGGGGTGTCCCAGTTGAGGTAGTATGCGGGGCCGCGGTCTGGAC
This portion of the Gemmatimonadota bacterium genome encodes:
- a CDS encoding ABC transporter ATP-binding protein — protein: MTQPLLDIRDLKTYFHTDDGIVRAVDGVSLSIAPEKTLGVVGESGCGKSITAFSTMRLIPSPPGKIEHGQILFHKAPESDPIDLTQLNPKGAQMRDIRGNDIAMIFQEPMTSLSPVHTVGNQIAEAILLHQNADKKEARERAIDALNKVRLPRPDRQVDAYPHELSGGMRQRAMIAMALSCNPSLLIADEPTTALDVTVQAQILDLMRHLQSDIGMAIMLITHDLGVVASMADYVAVMYLGKIVEYSDTRTVFKNPRHPYTRGLLNSIPQVGQKRRLVPIEGTIPDPFEIPQGCAFAPRCPHAMDKCREEPQLLEIESGHRVSCWLEN
- a CDS encoding dipeptide ABC transporter ATP-binding protein, coding for MSEKNNQPLLEVTGLKTHFPIKKGLWRKVVGYVKAVDGLDLTLHRGETLGLVGESGCGKTTTGRSIIRLIEPTDGEIIFHHNGQQLDLRNLGKEHMRDLRRELQYIFQDPFSSLNPRMTVFDIVAEPLIINQIASGSELENRVEQLLIRVGLRPDHLRRYPHAFSGGQRQRIGIARALALNPKLVIADEPVSALDVSVQAQVINLLEDLQETFDLTYLFIAHDLSVVEHISDRVAVMYLGQIIEITTSERLYQNPLHPYTAALLSAVPVADPDDRRERIPLEGDVPDPADAPPGCKFHVRCPYAQDKCKTEEPRLIEIEPGHRASCHFAGELTF
- a CDS encoding ABC transporter permease, translating into MSSIVETPPDEREETLVEENTTTATYSQRQLIWRRFKKHRAGVIGGCVVIFLYICVFLGEFLAPHDPAHRYYNYVHLPAQRIHIFSQDGIHWPFVYGIKKSFDLQTGIKTYTEDASVRYPVYPFVRGAQYTFYGLFTTDIHLFGTGKGNPMFLLGTDRFGRDMLSRIIAGGRISLTIGLLAVFISLTLGSTLGVISGYYGGNIDNIIQRIIELIFAFPSIPILMALSAILPPEWPSHLVFMGIVTVLALVGWGGLAREIRGKTLSIRESDFVLAARVAGAKDRRIIFRHLLPSMFSHIIVIATLAIPGFILGESTLSFLGLGIKPPMTSWGLLLSDAMNIHSLSLYPWLLIPGVCIIIAVLAFNFLGDGLRDAADPYSSR
- a CDS encoding ABC transporter permease codes for the protein MTNYIIRRLLHMIPTLILISMVSFVVIQAPPGDMLTSRLAELAEQGELGSESAMAQIDALRERYGLNDPIYVQYIHWIWKIVSKGDFGQSFTYEMDVMELLAERLGLTLTLTLSTLIFTWIVAIPIGIYSATRQYSIGDYGFTFLGFIGLATPNFLLALVIMFIQVAVFEAESVGGLLSPEYIGAAWTWAKFVDLLKHIWVPIIVIGTGSTAGIIRIMRGNLLDILGQQHIQTGRAKGLKEGRVIVKYGVRIAINPLVSRLGLELPNLLSGAVVTGIVLGLPTAGPIFLTALTSQDMYLAGAFLLLAATFLLIGNLLADILLAWLDPRIRYE